A genomic region of Roseateles amylovorans contains the following coding sequences:
- a CDS encoding TonB-dependent receptor plug domain-containing protein, whose amino-acid sequence MALAAAGVAALGIGAALPARAQATEGAAAAPSELKQVVVTGTRRADRTLAESESPVDVISARDLQRTGTTELATALAQLLPSLNFPRPSLTDASDAVRPAQLRGLSPDQTLVLIDGKRRHTTAVVNINGTQGRGSAPVDLNAIPLAAIERIEVLRDGAAAQYGSDAIAGVINIVLKKGARGGLIGLEAGQTDAGDGGRGSASASVGLALGESGWARLALETRHQQRTNRAGVDTRDAATEPRLGQVNNRLGDPDSTQQSAVINAALDLGRETQAYAIGTFSHRDTTSAAFWRTLATATANNVATLYPQGFLPLEETTSTDLGLILGARGNLSDWRWDVSLNHGRNRFDIDVANTANYSLGAASPTRFDAGRLTNQQTLVNADLSREIDVGLFSPLTLSLGAELRRERYGIDAGETLSYQSGGASGFPGFQPSNAGSHSRRNVAIYAGAEAELARGFSASAALRGEHYSDFGNATSAKLSGRYVFTPAVALRGTVSTGFRAPSLAQQYFATTSTNLINGALIEAGTFPVESAAAAALGARPLKAEKSRNVSIGLLLQPTQNWQTTVDVYQIDIDDRVLLSANLSLPAALRAQLAAQGVLVSAGRYFTNALDTRTRGVDLVSTLQQDWGALGRGNYTLAYNHTKNSIRGVADDPALLTANGLALIDRVSIARATVGSPKDKLVLSADHRWGDWNGRLAATRYGSFTVRQSNAANDQTFGAAWVLDVSAGWERGPWNATVGVDNLSDRYPDRVIAANAVGGILTYSQFSPFGFNGRQYYAKVGYRW is encoded by the coding sequence GTGGCGCTGGCAGCGGCCGGTGTCGCCGCGCTTGGCATCGGCGCTGCCCTGCCCGCTCGGGCTCAAGCCACCGAAGGCGCTGCCGCCGCCCCGTCGGAACTCAAGCAGGTGGTCGTGACCGGCACCCGCCGCGCCGACCGCACCCTGGCCGAATCCGAATCCCCGGTGGACGTGATCAGCGCCCGGGATCTGCAACGCACCGGCACCACCGAGCTGGCAACGGCGCTGGCGCAGTTGCTGCCCTCGCTGAACTTTCCGCGCCCGTCGCTGACGGACGCCTCCGATGCGGTCCGTCCTGCGCAGTTGCGTGGCCTGTCGCCCGACCAGACCCTGGTGCTGATCGACGGCAAGCGCCGCCACACCACGGCGGTCGTCAACATCAACGGCACCCAGGGTCGTGGCTCCGCGCCGGTGGACCTGAATGCGATCCCGCTGGCGGCGATCGAACGGATCGAAGTGCTGCGTGACGGGGCCGCGGCGCAGTACGGCTCGGATGCCATCGCGGGGGTGATCAACATCGTCCTGAAGAAAGGCGCACGCGGCGGCCTCATCGGCCTGGAAGCGGGGCAGACCGACGCCGGCGATGGCGGCCGCGGCTCCGCCTCCGCGAGCGTGGGCCTGGCGCTGGGCGAAAGCGGCTGGGCCAGGCTGGCGCTGGAAACCCGGCATCAGCAGCGCACCAACCGCGCGGGTGTCGACACCCGCGACGCCGCCACCGAGCCGCGCCTGGGGCAGGTGAACAACCGGCTGGGTGATCCGGACAGCACCCAGCAATCGGCGGTGATCAATGCGGCGCTGGACCTCGGCCGCGAGACGCAGGCGTATGCGATCGGCACCTTCAGCCATCGGGACACCACCTCGGCCGCGTTCTGGCGCACGCTGGCCACGGCCACGGCCAACAACGTCGCCACGCTGTATCCGCAGGGCTTCCTGCCGCTGGAAGAGACCACCAGCACCGACCTGGGCCTGATCCTGGGCGCGCGGGGTAATCTGAGCGATTGGCGTTGGGACGTCAGCCTGAACCATGGCCGCAACCGGTTCGACATCGATGTCGCCAACACGGCCAACTATTCGCTGGGAGCGGCCAGCCCCACGCGGTTTGATGCCGGTCGGCTGACCAATCAGCAGACCTTGGTGAATGCCGACCTCTCGCGCGAAATCGACGTCGGCCTGTTCTCGCCGCTGACGCTGTCCCTGGGCGCGGAACTGCGCCGCGAGCGCTATGGCATCGATGCGGGCGAAACGCTGTCCTACCAGAGCGGCGGCGCCTCGGGCTTTCCGGGCTTCCAGCCCAGCAACGCGGGCAGCCATTCGCGCCGCAATGTCGCGATCTATGCCGGCGCGGAGGCGGAACTGGCGCGCGGATTCAGCGCCTCGGCGGCGCTTCGCGGCGAGCATTACAGCGACTTCGGCAATGCGACCTCGGCCAAGCTGTCGGGCCGCTATGTGTTCACGCCCGCGGTCGCGCTGCGGGGCACGGTGTCGACCGGCTTCCGTGCGCCCTCGTTGGCGCAACAGTATTTCGCCACCACCTCCACCAATCTGATCAACGGCGCGCTGATCGAAGCCGGCACCTTCCCGGTCGAATCCGCGGCCGCTGCGGCGCTGGGCGCCCGGCCGCTGAAGGCGGAGAAGTCGCGCAACGTGAGCATCGGCCTGCTGCTGCAGCCGACCCAGAACTGGCAAACCACGGTCGACGTCTATCAGATCGACATCGACGACCGGGTGCTGCTCTCCGCCAACCTGAGCCTGCCCGCGGCGTTGCGCGCGCAGCTTGCCGCGCAGGGCGTGCTGGTCAGTGCGGGCCGCTACTTCACCAATGCGCTGGACACCCGCACCCGCGGCGTCGACCTGGTGAGCACCCTGCAGCAGGATTGGGGCGCCCTCGGACGCGGCAACTACACGCTGGCCTACAACCACACCAAGAACTCGATCCGGGGCGTTGCCGACGACCCGGCCCTGCTGACCGCCAACGGCCTGGCGCTGATCGATCGCGTGTCCATCGCGCGGGCCACGGTCGGCTCACCCAAGGACAAACTGGTGCTCAGCGCCGACCATCGCTGGGGCGACTGGAACGGCCGGCTCGCCGCCACCCGCTACGGCAGTTTCACCGTGCGGCAAAGCAACGCGGCGAACGACCAGACCTTCGGCGCGGCCTGGGTGCTGGATGTGTCGGCGGGCTGGGAGCGCGGGCCCTGGAATGCGACGGTCGGTGTGGACAACCTGAGCGATCGCTACCCCGACCGCGTCATTGCGGCCAACGCGGTCGGCGGCATCCTGACCTACAGCCAGTTCTCGCCATTCGGCTTCAACGGTCGGCAGTACTACGCGAAGGTCGGCTACCGCTGGTGA
- a CDS encoding hemagglutinin repeat-containing protein, whose translation MGKQSLAQTTKTVEATNAGSTVASVSGDVTLVAGNAYRQVGSQVTSQGGGVVIQANSVAVVEAQNQQSQNTETRFKQSGRTVSLSVPGVSTAMEAVKAGEHVTQTEDDRMMALAAATAISKAMQAQKEIANFEQLSSDAQKQSIRFNVSVGSSQSTSQQANTSDQAAGSSILAGDKLSLVATGGDQASNVTVRGGSLSGQEVLIRADNAFNLVAATNTTEQHSSNKSSSASVGVGFQLGADNRFGFTASGSVTKGNSDGVDKSFTATEVKGGTSVTLQSGGDTTLQGAGRRCGAHPTHHLIDNLGATCDRTEVTQSAAGRITSPSPPPSAPAASTPPSAAA comes from the coding sequence GTGGGCAAACAATCGCTGGCGCAGACCACGAAGACCGTCGAGGCCACGAATGCTGGTTCGACGGTGGCCAGCGTGTCGGGTGATGTGACGTTGGTGGCGGGCAATGCCTATCGGCAGGTCGGCTCGCAGGTCACTTCGCAAGGCGGTGGTGTGGTCATCCAGGCCAATTCCGTGGCCGTGGTCGAGGCACAAAATCAGCAGTCGCAGAACACCGAGACCCGCTTCAAGCAGAGCGGGCGGACGGTGTCGCTGAGCGTGCCGGGGGTGTCCACCGCGATGGAAGCGGTGAAGGCGGGTGAGCACGTCACTCAGACCGAAGACGACCGGATGATGGCGCTGGCGGCTGCGACGGCGATCTCCAAGGCCATGCAGGCCCAGAAGGAGATTGCGAACTTCGAGCAGCTCAGCAGCGATGCCCAGAAGCAGAGCATTCGCTTCAATGTGTCGGTGGGCAGCAGCCAGAGCACGAGTCAGCAGGCCAACACATCGGACCAAGCCGCAGGCAGTTCCATCCTGGCGGGCGACAAGCTCAGCCTCGTCGCCACCGGTGGGGACCAGGCGTCAAACGTCACCGTGCGCGGGGGATCGCTCTCAGGTCAGGAGGTGCTGATCAGGGCGGACAACGCCTTCAACCTGGTGGCGGCCACCAACACCACCGAGCAGCACAGCAGCAACAAGAGCAGCAGTGCCTCGGTGGGCGTGGGCTTCCAACTGGGCGCGGACAACAGGTTCGGGTTCACCGCCAGCGGCAGCGTGACCAAGGGCAACTCCGACGGCGTGGACAAGAGCTTCACCGCCACCGAGGTGAAGGGCGGCACCAGCGTGACGCTGCAGTCCGGCGGCGACACCACCTTGCAAGGGGCGGGGCGACGTTGCGGGGCGCACCCCACGCACCATCTGATCGATAACCTCGGCGCCACCTGCGACCGCACCGAAGTGACCCAAAGCGCAGCGGGTCGGATCACTTCGCCCTCACCGCCGCCTTCCGCTCCGGCCGCTTCAACTCCCCCTTCCGCAGCAGCTTGA
- a CDS encoding PEPxxWA-CTERM sorting domain-containing protein, producing MNFKPLLLAAAAFIALSANATVVAQWDYNKGSTKHSVSQNGASFSTLGGVTTTFVSQSGSSDPNAGQAMNTTTYGGATTGNMTRGVQYGIDTSGYEHLVLSFDQRNSSTASAWTALLYTVDGENWSQATTFHMTTDGSFVKGLSYDFSSVTGAANNESFAIRLVSMFAPGLSSYLGTSGNYASGGTIRYDMVTLSGTEIVASAVPEPASIALMLAGLGLVGVAARRRRQDA from the coding sequence ATGAACTTCAAACCTCTTCTGCTGGCTGCGGCCGCTTTCATCGCCTTGTCCGCCAATGCGACCGTGGTGGCGCAGTGGGACTACAACAAGGGCAGCACCAAGCACAGCGTGAGCCAGAACGGTGCCAGTTTCTCGACCCTGGGCGGCGTGACCACCACCTTCGTCAGCCAGTCCGGCTCGTCCGATCCCAACGCCGGCCAGGCGATGAACACCACCACCTACGGCGGCGCGACCACCGGCAACATGACCCGGGGCGTGCAGTACGGCATCGACACCAGCGGCTATGAGCATCTGGTGCTGAGCTTCGACCAGCGCAACAGCTCGACCGCCTCCGCCTGGACCGCGCTGCTCTACACCGTGGACGGTGAGAACTGGTCCCAGGCCACCACCTTCCACATGACGACCGACGGCAGCTTCGTGAAGGGCCTGAGCTACGACTTCTCGTCGGTGACCGGCGCGGCCAACAACGAGTCCTTCGCCATCCGCCTGGTGAGCATGTTCGCGCCGGGCTTGAGCAGCTACCTGGGCACCAGCGGCAACTACGCCTCGGGCGGCACCATCCGCTACGACATGGTCACCCTGTCTGGCACCGAGATCGTCGCCAGCGCGGTTCCGGAACCCGCTTCGATCGCGCTGATGCTGGCCGGTCTGGGCCTGGTCGGCGTGGCGGCGCGTCGCCGTCGCCAGGACGCCTGA
- a CDS encoding flavodoxin family protein — MTEIRKGQQPAELTREQFHERFMQRFYDPAFRSEDEALSRLEDIAWQAMKEGRKAPVTRPAGQGFADPTYEVAVQWMDTSQRLKQAQKRWSDPSTRSRILLISGGDRNDGTCPGEMSKTWRLTQMAKAQLNDADVIVDVLDLSLLTSEYGREIHPCKGCVSTAMPLCHWPCSCYPNHALGQSHDWMNEIYERWVSAHGVILFAPTYWYQSPSALKLMIDRLVCADGGNPDPTTTHGKKAAEAKAMEAKGWDYPKHLADRVYGLVVHGDVAGIESQRRNLSDWLDWMGLIEAGPQARIDRYIGYYEPYYNSHETLDRDEAMQQEVRQVADAVQAAVKLLRKGELKRPERKAAVRAK, encoded by the coding sequence ATGACCGAGATTCGCAAAGGGCAGCAGCCCGCTGAGCTGACCCGAGAGCAATTTCACGAGCGCTTCATGCAGCGCTTCTACGACCCCGCCTTCCGATCGGAAGATGAGGCCCTGAGCCGCCTGGAGGACATTGCCTGGCAGGCGATGAAGGAAGGCCGCAAGGCGCCGGTCACGCGCCCTGCCGGGCAGGGTTTCGCGGACCCGACCTATGAGGTGGCCGTCCAGTGGATGGACACGAGCCAGCGGCTCAAGCAGGCGCAAAAGCGCTGGAGCGATCCGTCGACCCGCTCACGCATCCTGCTCATCAGCGGCGGCGACCGCAATGATGGGACTTGTCCCGGAGAGATGTCCAAGACCTGGCGCCTGACGCAGATGGCGAAAGCGCAGCTCAACGACGCCGACGTGATCGTGGATGTGCTCGACCTGAGCCTGCTGACTTCCGAATATGGCCGCGAGATCCATCCGTGCAAGGGCTGCGTGTCCACCGCGATGCCGCTGTGCCATTGGCCGTGCAGCTGCTATCCCAACCACGCCTTGGGACAGAGCCACGACTGGATGAACGAGATCTACGAGCGCTGGGTGTCGGCGCATGGCGTGATCCTGTTCGCGCCGACCTACTGGTATCAATCGCCCAGCGCCTTGAAGCTGATGATCGATCGGCTGGTCTGCGCGGACGGGGGCAATCCTGATCCGACCACCACGCACGGCAAGAAGGCGGCGGAGGCGAAGGCGATGGAAGCGAAGGGATGGGACTATCCGAAGCATCTGGCGGACCGGGTTTACGGGCTGGTGGTGCATGGCGACGTGGCCGGGATTGAATCCCAACGCCGGAACCTGAGCGACTGGCTGGATTGGATGGGCCTGATCGAAGCGGGGCCGCAGGCGAGGATCGATCGGTATATCGGTTACTACGAGCCGTACTACAACAGCCATGAGACGCTGGATCGGGATGAGGCCATGCAGCAGGAAGTGCGGCAGGTCGCCGATGCGGTGCAGGCAGCGGTCAAGCTGCTGCGGAAGGGGGAGTTGAAGCGGCCGGAGCGGAAGGCGGCGGTGAGGGCGAAGTGA
- a CDS encoding CdiA family toxin C-terminal domain-containing protein, with product MERTAIDNDLGIVVSGSGLIEYITARDYQWSAADRAGNVLRDANGDIEYKAEVTKVVHVSAKFSDANVLRVRQQAVASGVGEVRAAGLIVYNSGEGGIDFGVLMNHSTGRITNFFPK from the coding sequence ATGGAGAGAACAGCCATCGATAATGACCTCGGAATTGTGGTTAGTGGGTCAGGTTTAATCGAATACATAACGGCAAGAGATTACCAGTGGTCCGCAGCGGATCGCGCGGGCAATGTGCTTCGAGATGCTAATGGTGATATTGAGTATAAAGCTGAGGTAACGAAGGTCGTACATGTTTCCGCCAAATTTTCGGATGCGAACGTGCTTAGAGTTCGACAGCAGGCAGTCGCTTCAGGAGTTGGGGAGGTGAGGGCTGCGGGTTTGATTGTTTATAATTCTGGAGAGGGAGGTATTGATTTTGGAGTGTTGATGAACCACTCTACTGGCCGAATTACAAACTTCTTTCCAAAATGA